AACCGCTGCAGCCCGCGGAACCGGCCCGGCCGGCCGAGCAGCCGGCAGTGCATGCCGATCGACAGCATCTTCGGCGCTTCGTCGCCCTCCGCGTACAGCACGTCGAACGCATCGCGCAGATACTGGAAGAAGTGATCGCCGGTATTGAAGCCCTGCGGCGTCGCGAAACGCATGTCGTTCGTGTCGAGCGTGTACGGCACGATCAGTTGCGGCGACGTGCGGCCGCCCGACACTTCGACGTCCATCCAGAACGGCAGGTCGTCGCCGTAGTTGTCGGAGTCGTACAGGAAGCCGCCGTATTCGGCGACCAGGCGGTGCGTGTTGGGGCTGTCGCGGCCGGTATACCAGCCGAGCGGGCGCTCGCCCGTCACGCGCTCGATCGCTTCCATCCCGAGGCGCATGTGCTCGGCTTCGAGTTCCGGCGTCATGCTCTGGTAGTGAATCCAGCGCCAGCCGTGGCACGCGATCTCGTGGCCGAGTTCGACGAACGCCCGCGCGAGCTCCGGATGCCGCTCGATCGCCATGCCGACGCCGAACACCGTCAGCGGCAGCCCGCGCTTCTCGAATTCGCGCAGGATGCGCCACACCCCGGCCCGCGACCCGTATTCGTAGATCGACTCCATGCTCATGTGGCGGTCCGGATACGCGGCCGCGCCGACGATTTCGGACAGGAACTGTTCGGAGCCCGGATCGCCGTGCAGCACGCAGTTCTCGCCGCCCTCCTCGTAATTCAGCACGAATTGCACGGCGACGCGGGCGCGCCCCGGCCAGTTCGCCTGCACGGGATGGCGGCCGTAGCCGATCAGGTCGCGGGGATAGTTGGGATCGAGTGGCATGGTTCGAAGTGCGGCGAAAGCAGGCTAAATAAGCGGGCTGAATAAGCGCGCTGAACGAGCGGGCGCGAATAATGGGTTCGCATCGACCGCGCGGTGCCGGAGGCGGCCGCACCAGCCGATGCGATGACGGCCCAGTGTAGCGAAAACGTTCATACGCGCCCATACAGCGGCGCAGATAGTGCATGTCAGA
This DNA window, taken from Burkholderia cenocepacia, encodes the following:
- the puuE gene encoding allantoinase PuuE is translated as MPLDPNYPRDLIGYGRHPVQANWPGRARVAVQFVLNYEEGGENCVLHGDPGSEQFLSEIVGAAAYPDRHMSMESIYEYGSRAGVWRILREFEKRGLPLTVFGVGMAIERHPELARAFVELGHEIACHGWRWIHYQSMTPELEAEHMRLGMEAIERVTGERPLGWYTGRDSPNTHRLVAEYGGFLYDSDNYGDDLPFWMDVEVSGGRTSPQLIVPYTLDTNDMRFATPQGFNTGDHFFQYLRDAFDVLYAEGDEAPKMLSIGMHCRLLGRPGRFRGLQRFLDHIEKHDRVWVTRRVDIARHWREHHPYQPNHRNEGKA